TTTGTGTGAATTAATCGAAACCCATTTAATTGGATATTATCGTTTTGAATAATAATCTTTGACCATTAAAATCAAATCCGCTTCATCCACTTCATAAGACTTACACATATCTAACGCATGGTATAAAATATCCTTCACCGCTTCAATTCTCTTTCGGTTCAGCATCGATGTTGAGTTATTCTTAACATAAGAGCCCTTACCAACCACCGTATAGATATAACCATTGCTTTCGAGCATTTCCCATGTTTTTTTAACTGTGATGATGCTGATTCGCAAATCTTTCGCAATCACTCTAATGGAGGGGAGTGCTTCATCGGGCTTTAAATCCCCATGGATGATTTGAGCAGAGATTAAATCATACAATTGTTGATATATCGGGATTTGTGAACCCATACTGATCTGGATGTCTTTCATATATCAAGTTTCGAAAAATTCATTTGTGAAAGTTTAACAGCCAACAAACTCAGCAGAACACCCATGAGCGTGAGCAGTGTGAAGGGCAGTATTTGGGATGTAAATGACCCTTCAAGAAGGTCTCTAACC
This genomic stretch from Paracholeplasma manati harbors:
- a CDS encoding GntR family transcriptional regulator, producing MKDIQISMGSQIPIYQQLYDLISAQIIHGDLKPDEALPSIRVIAKDLRISIITVKKTWEMLESNGYIYTVVGKGSYVKNNSTSMLNRKRIEAVKDILYHALDMCKSYEVDEADLILMVKDYYSKR